CAAGGGGCGAGCCCCGCTCACGGGAGCACTCGCCTTCGCCTTCGCGGTGCACGTCTTCCTCGAGCCTTACGCGATCTTCAGCCTTTCCTTCCGCTTATCGTACCTGGCGGTGCTGGGCCTTGCCCTGACGCTCCCCCGCCTGCCCCCCCTGCGGGGGGTCTGGGGGTGGGTCGGGGGTGGGGTGGCCGTGACGCTCGCAGCGCAAGCCTTGATCCTTCCCCTGGTGCTGCACTACTTTCACCAACTGCCCCTCCTCTCCCCTCTGACCAACCTGGTCGCCGCACCCCTCGTGACGCTGCTGGTGCCCCTGGGGTTTTTGAAGGGAATACTGGGTGCGGAAGTGCCCCTCCTGGGGGAGGTGCTCGCGCTGCCGGTCAACCTGCTCGCGGGGGGGTTGCTCCAGTTCGTGCGCCTCGCCGCTCAGGCCCCGCAGCTCGCCTGGGGGGAGATTTCGCCGGCGGGGTTCGCCCTCTACTACCTGGCTCTCCTCCCGCCGTTCGCGGTCCTGTACGGGTACCTGCGGCCCGCCCGCGCGGCGGTGCTCTCGGCGACCGCGGTCCTGGCGGGCCTCCTCCCTACCCTCCTGCCCCGCGCCGAGGTCTGGCAGCTTGACGTCGGCCAGGGGGACTCCACGCTGGTACGGCTGCCGGGGGGCGTGGAAGTCCTGGTGGACGCTGGGCGGGAGTGGGCTGGGGACGACGTGGTGCGGGCCCTCGCAGCGTTAGGGGTGGACGAGCTGGAGCTGGCGATCGGCACCCATCCCGACGCGGACCACGTGGGAGGGCTGCGGTACGTGCTGGCCCGGGTCCCGGTGGGTGCGCTCGTGCTCGGCCCGCCAAAGCCGGGGGACCCCCTCGACGCCGCCCTTCGTACCGAGGCCGCGGCACGAGAGATTCCGGTACTTACCGCGGCACGTGGCGCCACGCTGCGCGTGGGGGAGGCGACGCTGCGCTTCCTCGCCCCTTCCCCAGCCCCAACGGGTGACGACAACACGCGCAGCTTGGTTTTCGTGCTCGAGTGGCGCGGGCGGCGGGTGCTCTTCACCGGGGACGCTCCCACGGAAACGGAGCGGTTCTGGAAACCGGAGCGGGTGCACGTGCTCAAGGTCAGCCACCACGGGGCCCGCACGGGCACCGGCGAGCTGGTCCTCTCCCGGTTCCGCCCCCAGCTCGCCCTGATCGGGGTGGGCCCCAACCCGTACGGGCACCCG
This region of Marinithermus hydrothermalis DSM 14884 genomic DNA includes:
- a CDS encoding DNA internalization-related competence protein ComEC/Rec2, with protein sequence MPFALAAGSLLAALLQLSPAFVLGAVLAFGIRPLPARWAFLAGFVLVGLRVLTLPDPWAPLVGRTVTLEGTVRDGFLYTERGRIRLDVYPPLADGTATLTGTVRRPQSPRNPGGFDEAGWLRGLGVRAVLEVARVEVHQPSPPGVKDRVRAALEAGLSPEAAALIRALTLGERRALGKDREAFQRAGLAHVLALSGLHVGILTGFLVLALAPLGPGRYLAALLVLWAYLGLVGPTPSLVRAVLMASAVLLALMLGKGRAPLTGALAFAFAVHVFLEPYAIFSLSFRLSYLAVLGLALTLPRLPPLRGVWGWVGGGVAVTLAAQALILPLVLHYFHQLPLLSPLTNLVAAPLVTLLVPLGFLKGILGAEVPLLGEVLALPVNLLAGGLLQFVRLAAQAPQLAWGEISPAGFALYYLALLPPFAVLYGYLRPARAAVLSATAVLAGLLPTLLPRAEVWQLDVGQGDSTLVRLPGGVEVLVDAGREWAGDDVVRALAALGVDELELAIGTHPDADHVGGLRYVLARVPVGALVLGPPKPGDPLDAALRTEAAAREIPVLTAARGATLRVGEATLRFLAPSPAPTGDDNTRSLVFVLEWRGRRVLFTGDAPTETERFWKPERVHVLKVSHHGARTGTGELVLSRFRPQLALIGVGPNPYGHPHPEVLARLERFGLEVHRTDREGAIRVLLW